The Panicum virgatum strain AP13 chromosome 3N, P.virgatum_v5, whole genome shotgun sequence genome includes the window CAGTGGGCTCTGCATCCCGCTCTCTACACGTTTTAGAGTTGAAGATTGGAGAAAAAAATCCCCGCAGCGGCACTCTGTAAACGGCGCGGTAAGTTAGCGAGGCCAATATTTTGCGTCAAATCCAGCGCGGTAGAGAAGGAACTCCACAGCCGACGTGGTGCGGGGCCCGCGCATCCGCGCGCCGAGCTCGGatcccgccgccgtccgccggccgcccgccatggccgccagaTCCAGCCGAGCTCGAGCGGGCCCGCCATGGACCCGTGCAGCTGCGCGCCTCCGCCCCACCTCGCGCTCGAGGCCAACGCCATGGACCCGTGCTCGCGCTCgaggagcagagcagaggagggctgcccggccgctgctgcctcgccgcgcgcgcggtcCGGGCGCCTAGCCATGGCCGCCGGGGAGGGCAGACTAATcgagccgcggcggaggggagcTCGGCCATGGCCTCTGCCGCGTGCGGATCCGCGCCACgggccgccgcgcctcgccaTGGCCCGCTCCCGCGTCAAGgtagggaggggggaggggcatGCGCGCGGCCCCGCCGTGGCCGACCTCGCGCCGTCCCGCCctgaggccggcgccggcggccggggacgcgacggcgagcgggggccgcgccgcgccgcgctccgccCGCCCCACGCCAGGGAGCcgaggccgagctccgcccgaggcctgaggcgccgccgccgcgggctcgaGGTCGAGGAAGAGAAGCGCCGCCGCTCGAGGTCGAGGAACAGGCGGCCCCGCCTCCGAGCGCCagggcctcgccggcgcccctcGATCCGTGCCGCGGCCGCCTCACCGGCGTCCCTCCGCCCTGCagagctccctccctcccacgtCTCCGCGTTGCCGAgccgccccgccgcggagcTGGTGCCTCACCTCGGTGCCGAGCAGGgtatggggcggcggcggcctggcgtGGAGCAGGGCCTCCGCCtctccgctcgccgcgccggccatgggAGGCGAGGGAGGCAGGGGGGCGAGGGAGGCCAGGGGAGGCGAGGGAGGCCGGGccgctcgggcggcggcggcgagctcgggaaCGGGCGgggcgagagagagagtggggagggagggcggggggtaaaaaaagaaaaaaataattatgatACGTGCGCCCACTCATGGTAGTTGGTATATAGTAGAAATTTAGAGAGTGAATAAACACGgagaaactgaatatagagaggagaatcttgatgatcAAGTAGGAATATTCCTTTTAGAGAGTGACGAGTGCGGAGAGCCTGACGCTGTCTGCACGTGGTCCTTTATATCTCTATTTTAAAAAGAATATTTTTATTTGGTCATCGAAATTCTCCTATCTAGTTTCGATGTACCCGTTCATCCTCTATATCTCTACTCTATACCAACCACCAACTGCGGAACCCAcgcatcagatttttttttaatcccccatcctctctctcctcctcccccgccgccctcTGCATCTCCTTCCCCCTGCGCTCgagcttgcgccgccgcccctgcagcTCGCCAGCCTCCCTCCATCCTCGTGGCCGTGCGCCCCTCCGCCGCATCCCCGCTGGCCGCCCGTCCTCCCTCCCCCGTCGACGAGGCGTCCCTCCGCCCCAATCCCTGCTCGCTACGGCGGCtgcaggcggcgcggcgagagAGCGGCGGTGGATCCGCGAGCTGCCGCCCGCCACCTGGagccgcccctgctccggccctcctccggccacggtGCACACCCGTGGAAGAGGCAGCCCGCGCGGCGGAGTGGGCACTGcggggcgagggaggagggggctgcgcgcgccgccgttgccgccatGGGCCTGtgtgcgtgccgccgccgccacgaggaGCAGAGCGCCACGAGGAGGGTGGGGCACGAAGGAGGACCTCGCGGCCGGAGCTCTTCGGCCGCCCGCTGGGAAGGTGGGGGAGAGGGAGAATGGCGAGCACAgagcctcgccggcggtggggcaGAGGGTGCGCGTCggtccgcggccgcgccgccctgccTCGCCGTGCGCCATGCCGGCCGCCGGATCGCGGAggacccgccatggccgctgccCAGGAAGGAggggggaggacgaggaggcgccatggcCGCGGGATCTGCCCAGCCGCgcgagcgcgcgccgccgcggccgccccgccgcgcacgccgcgccacgcaggCCCAACCTTCACAGAAACACCATCAGAAATTCTAGGAAGTGTtctctttttttgttgttgcagtacttttaatttctatttatgacTAGTGATTTCACCATATATATGACACTGTACGAGCATGTATCCCAATtatgaaaaggaaaaaaaactatattATTACTAGCTTCAGTTGCGTTGTTCATCATTTATGTGCTTCGATCCATGTGTAACCTTGAAATACACTGAACATTTAAgtgccgagccagaagaagataTTTTGGTCTAGTGCAACAGATTGTCTAATAACTTTGTGAATAATTCTAAGGCATATAGTATTCGATTAAAGCTACATGCTAAACGTATAGGAGTATTCTAATCATCCTAGGGACAAGAAATCATATCCATGATACCTGAAACAATAGTATATGTTCCGTGACAATCTGTTGGGACAATCTCCAACCTCAGGCTCTAGGGCCAAAActattatctttttttttcttgctacTGTGCATTATAGACTTAGGTGACTTTGTGACGTAGCTGATGAACAATACAGCTTTGGAACCTATGAATATGAACACCCTCGAGATTTCCTTCCATGTAGTGTGGGAGAAAACATTACAAATTACTTGAGGGTTTGATGCCCCCAAACTAATTAACCCCATGCGAAGAATGCATGCCTGATGCATAAATTGGAGAAGGATAATTAATCTCTCTAATCACAAGCGCTTGAGTTTTTAACAAGAATGTGTTTTCAAAATGTAATATAAATTTGACCTCTATTTCCTACTCAAATATTTTTACAAAGTACAATAACTATCTTTTCAAGACAACTCTAAAAGTACACAGCCCATGACATTAAAGATTAGTTAGGTAGATTGTCCTTTAGGCCTATTGTCATTCCTGTTTTTCTTGAATCAGTATCCATCCCTTTCCTGTTATGTGTCAGTAAACAGCAAAAACATGAGAAAATCTCAGAACTAGAAACTTTGGATCAACATAATCAATGATACCAACACACCAATTTGAATACAAGACCCACCACAAATTGACCCGGTAGGAtttcaaagaagaagaagaagaagaagaagaagaagaagaagaagaagaagaagaagaagaagaagaagaggaggaggagggaaggcCTTCTTAGCAGAGATTCAAGCACCAGGCAGAACTTACCTAAGATCAAACGTTTCATTGATGACATAGAAGGCTGAGGCTCTAGAAAAGCATTTAGAGTCATGATGGTGGGCAATGATATCATTTTTCTCACTGTCAGCTAGATATTCACCATTCGATACATCTATGATTCTGGAAGAACGTTTTCTGCAAAGCTAAAAAATGTTGACAAATACTACTGTGCATCAAATATCTGTGTATTTTAATCTAAATACACAAACATAACATTATAAGTACATTCAGAGTGATATAGTTAAACAAGCAAGGCACATTGGACTTGTGCAAGCAGATGAAAACAAACAAGACGTGTTTGTGGTATTTTCTAGAGACATCTAGCATAGAAACGGGATGATTGCATTATGAGGGTAATCTTCAAAATTTATGAAGATACTATTTATGAGTTTGTACCACTGCAAAGGACAAGTTTGTTATCTGCACAAAAAGGAGTGTCAATTGAGCCTGCTGTAATGAAATATACTGAAGGAACCAAGTTGCTTGGATTCTGAACATCAAAAGTGAAAAATCTGTGAGAAGCATACCACAAAAAGATACAGGAACCACACCAAAAAGTTGGATCCACCTCTAGCTATCAGCATgccaaaataaattacagataTGCCAAAATAACAACAAATGTTAATAGAGTACTGATTTCAAACACAAAGTTCAGTGCCGTATTTCAAATATAAGTGTAGAACAGCAAAATGTTCGACAACATCGTTTATGTGTTCCTCACATTTTTTATCATCTTTAAGTCGTACACAAAATATGTGCATTCCCCTAAATGGCCTGACCACTAAAAAAggacgtacccagtgccgtaggctcccACTCATAAGAGAAAATTTATAGTGCAGTGGAATATATGTTGGTGAGGAGTTATGACATATTTGATAAGAAGTCTGAATGATATTACATCACATAAAGCTGCAGCATAAAGCTAAAAAAGATATGGTATAAACGCAGAAAATTCCCATGTTTGACATCCCCTCATCAACTAATAGGGAACCCATCCCAGGCTTCCAGATCCTATAAGTTTGGAAAATGGAAAGTTTATTTTATTGGTTAGCCTACTCTCACTTGACATCATTATTTTAGCAGTTTAATGTCATATACATCACTACATCAGTATGTGCAACATTTTGAATATAATGAAGGGAGTAGGAACTTACTAGTTCAGCAAGGTAATTCGCGCAAGACACATGACTAAACCAGTCACAGCATGGAATTACATATTCATCCGAATTTCTTTGTTCACGCAATGATCCCTGTCATGGTAGAAAAAATAAACAATGAAGTCCAAATGCATAATTAACTCTGCAAAATTGTCATTGAAGTTTGAACAGTTATTAATATCTAATAAGCTTCATCGTTACACTAAACATTTATCGTTTGCAGGTTCAACATTGCCATATTTTTTATACATATCCATTGCTGTTGTGTATTGTTCACATTTTTGTATATGCACAGAACCAGATTGCAAGTGGCAAGCTTGTCGTCGCTACCACACCCACCATGTAAAGATGCAAGAAGAATTTTTGTGGAATGGTGAACCTCTGCACTTCTGGAGAAGAGTTTTAAGTTTGAGCTTCTGAGagtagaaaaattttgatgtTCAAAATAACTGTTTGAGGAAAATTGATGTTAAATCTTACTGCTGACATCATGCAGTATCAAATTTTTGTCATGGAACTAATTCAGCATGTGGTTTGAATATACCATATAGTCAAACTATCATACCAAACCTCAAAATTGACATAATAATCGCCTACTAGCTAGTTAACAGACGCTAATTACCATGTTTTAGAAGTGCATGTCTTAGAAGAGATCCCTAATTGACAGGTCACAAAGTGTAGAATGCAGCAAATTCTCGAATCTGAACTACATTAGGTTAAAttttaccagttttacactGTTATTCAATAACAGTCAGGTTATAGCAGCTGGAGATCAGTAATTTACAAGGCAATACCACCAGTCACCAGATATCATCAAAGCAATCTAAATTTGCTTGAAATTCTATCATTTGATCTGCTATCCTGCAACCTCTAGCCTGCAACAACACAGCTATGTAGCATATAGGGGCATGGTGATCTACAGGTCAATTGGTCAAAAGGCACCACCTCTAACCAAACATGCATGAGCTCCATTGATTTCCGACTACTCCAAAGTTCAGATGAAATTATACGAAGTTTTTCAGAAAAAGAACCTTATTTATCGACACTGTAAAATGGCTTCTAGAATTGAAAGCTAATCCACGATTAAGCTTGGACACTAAGGCACTTGACGTAAGCACCCTTTAAACCATCCACACTTCTAGCCGTTTCTAAAAGAATAAAATGCATCGGTGGTCCTTAAATTTGTAAGGGTATATCACTTAAGTCCGCCAATTTTAAATTGCATTTCTGGATACATAAACTTGTTAAATTGCTCAGTACAGGTCCATACATATCCACATGTGCATGTAATGTTGACATGGCATGCTGACTGTACATCTCCCGTCTCATTTATCTCACtcttctctcactctctccaaTCCAACCCCGCTCGGGCCGTGGGGCGGCCCTGTCAAATGGCGGGATCAACAAATGACCTACCAGGCAAGAGGAAGACCAAAGAAGGAAGATAGCATGGTGAAGGAAAAAGCTAAGAGCAAATATCTCAAATCTCATCATAATCCATGTTGGCAGCCTCAGAAACGTACAATCAATTTACCATGTCAGTGTTACGTGCATAGGTGGATACAGATCTAGGGGGCCTACCCTAAGATTCGGCCCAAAGAGGTTCAttctctcatttttttcatatttggTCCTATTTATTGCTAGTAGAAAAGTTACTAATTATTTTCTTATATATAGCAATTGATAATTGAATTGAGAAGGTGAAAAGTGAGAAATTATATCTTTATAAGATTAGATTGATATATTCACTATAATATTCAATAATATCGTTTTATTGGACCACCCTAATCTgaaattcttttttttagatcAAACCTGAAATTCTAGATTCGCTAccgtggatatatatatatggatctGCTGTGAACAACTTAAAATTTTATGgatctaaaaatgcatttcCGGAGTCGATAGATCTAGTGCATTTTACTTTTTCTAAAACAAGCGATAACCAAGCGGAAATAACCGACTTAGCGTGAACATGAGGCGAAGCATGGGCAGTTCTGCCAGAAATCTTACCTCcttggacgaggaggaggagaaggccctGAAGATGCCGCGCGAGGAGACGGCGCATAGCACTTGTTGGAGGAGTAGGCTGATCGTTGCATTTTATTAGGTTTTCTGCCACCATTGCGCAATGTCAATGTGCCAGTGTCAATTGTTTAAGTATTTGACCAACCATGAGCAGTCGCATACACAGATACACTGAACCACAGACATGTACTATGAGCTGTGTCAACCATTTTTATACTGTGGAATGTGAACAATGCAGATCCTCTGTAGTTTGCAATCCTCACCATAACTCACAAAAGCATCGCGTCAAGGGGTGGTAAAAGACCTTAAAATTTAACTTAAATTATATAAGGATCGGGATCTagtcttatacaattttgaactaaaaaaatataaatgtcaACTTGAAatgtgaagaggccactagggttatggcccattaccacccctaatcGCATCTCATATGCCATTCTGCCGTATCACATCACATTTCTATGGCAACGTCTGAATCTCGTCAGCATATTTACATCATGTTTTCAGGGTTTGAATAGCACTTCTAGTttgcatgcatatatatatatatatatatatatatatatatggcaaTCCAAGGTTATTATACCTAAATGCATATTAACACATACTCCATCCGATCCGCTCTTAAAACATTACAATTAATTAGGACAAACAGATTACTTTAGTTTTAGGAAACGTACAATTTACATCCTCAAAAAATCACAAAGTATGATTTTCAACATTCACTACAAAATTGGAAAACAGAGGCTATCCATCTGGACTTTTATGATTGTTTGAGTGTGTCAATCGGACTTTTCCCTTTAGTTTTAAACTTATTAGCTTGTCCTATAAACGATAAACGCGATGgctttctttatctttgatcttTTGTTTGCAGGTAGAAACTACCAAGCTTCGGAGCTAGTGATCAGGTACAGCAAGTCAGCAACTAGTGCTACAAGTAAATGGCTTTGTGGCTGCCTCCACCTGAGAGTAAGCAAGCGAGCTGGCTGTTGTAAACTCTTTATTGCAGCGATGGCCTGAACTTGGACATGTTTCTTGAAGCAAGTACAACAAGTGGTTGTAGGATACGCGTTTCTGTCGCGACCTCCATAGCGGGTAAAGCGCTGGTTTTTGCCGACCATCGGTAATTAAAAAGGAACAGCGTGTTTGGAACCGACCCAATTTGCACTAATCTAAGTTGATCTATGTACTATACTATAAAAGCGTCCTACACTCTCGTTTCAGGTTGAAGTGTTGAATCGATCCAATGCAAGAGCAGCACTAGCTAGACTTTCTGCATGCCACTTCATCAGAGTCAAGACATGCTTTGAGGTCTCTATAGTGCCTGCAAATGTATGATGCAACAGATCGAAACTCTTTTCCTCTTGGTACAAAGATCATTTGATCAGCGTTTTAAGCAAAATTTAGTGCCTGGAAGTTTGCTGAAACATCTGAACGCCCTTAGTGGCCATGCACAAACTGGCATGTTCAGTTGATAGAATTTTTATAATCCGCGCCTAGTCATTCATATTAGAAAACACTTTTCGATTCAACCATCTAGTCAGTTGCCAAATGCTGAAGATAAGGACGTATATGTGCACCTGGCAAGATCCATGCCTTTTTTTTTCGCAATGGGCTGTGAATATCAAAACTCAGAATTTAAGAACGGGAGGCAGGTCATTTACAGCTCAGTGCTGCGAGTGCAAGTACCTTGAAGCTTCTCGTTTAATTGTGGTCCAGTGCTTGCTGCCACTGtacctagtttttttttttgttgaaagtCGACCTGGTTGTACTGTCAGGTTATTACCTAATGGTTGCACAGATTTTAATGATGCATTTTTTGTAGTTTAAGCTGCATTTTAATTGCTGCTTGGAAAACTAAAAAGTACCATGGGCAACTTGCCAACTTGATGATTTATTTACCAATTTGTAACTTGAAGTTGTAAGGAATCTATTCTTTCACTAATAAAAATAGCGAGGAATCTGGATGCTCGTTACTAGTTGAAAAAGAAGAGTACCACTACCACCTGAAAAACTGGGAAGGCTATGTGTCAATGTGTATCAGTAGTGGCATTTCCAAACAGTATTCAAACGACTGAAAATTTGTAAATTGCAATGATGCGCGTCATTTTTTCAGAGGAAGCATCCATCATTGCAATTTCATCTTCAGAATTAGTAGTATGTATATCTGCCTTGCTTGGTGGTGTTCACAAAGCTTTTCTTTTTGGCACATGCAAGTTGCTTTATCTGGATGTCAGTACAAACTCCACACCTTCAGATGGTTACAAATTCAGGATTGCTGGAACAGCTGTTTTGAAAGTGACTCTGAATGCAAGACAAAAGGTAGATACCAAAAgacaacttttcttttttttttcctgatcTTGCActtctatttataaaaaattcacACGATAACACCTAGCAGCACATCCTTGCCATTGTAGGACTTAGGAGTAACAACCACTAACACAACACAGGAGACGTTAAGGATGGGAACGTCAGTAGCTACCAGCTGAGAACTATCCCTATATACACCAAAGAATCGTCAATCCTAGTTCCTAAAACTCAAGAAACTGAAAGATCAAAGCAACACCACCACCTAGATTCAGTCAACGGCCACGAAGAACAGCAAACACCGAAGCAGCAGATCAGTCATGGTAGCAGAGGAGCATGACGACGCATCGCCGGATGATGTAGAGCCTGGCCTTCTGCTCCCTCAGCACCCTGCTGAGTCCTCCTCCCCTGCGCTTCCCCTGGCTCCATGGCTTGTTCATCCTGGCCGAGTGAACAGAGGCTGCTGGGGACCTGCGAGCTGGAGGGCTCTGCGCCACTGCTGCTGGATCTGCTTCTTCTGCAATGGCGTGGTCAAGCGAGGGCATCTGGCAGGCTTATATAGGAGGCCAAGGCTTTCACATCTTTGCCGCCCATCGCCTCTACTTGTGCATACAATAAACAACACATTGGAAGGGGCATATACCCCTTCTTGGAAGTGGGAGGCTAGCTGCAGGGGCTAGGGTGTAACACCCTGCCTCACGGACAGTCCGCTTggggcggcggacggtccgcgacgcACTCTGTTTCACTTGCTCCGTGACCGAGGATCGTCGGTCgccgccacgtgccggccatcgaGCCTTCCCTGGCCATCCCGTACGCCGAATTGAATGCGAGCACATCCCTTCACC containing:
- the LOC120667396 gene encoding uncharacterized protein LOC120667396 isoform X2, with the translated sequence MLAGGARRFDRLSSIGLSRVLREQKARLYIIRRCVVMLLCYHD
- the LOC120667396 gene encoding uncharacterized protein LOC120667396 isoform X1, producing the protein MPSLDHAIAEEADPAAVAQSPPARRSPAASVHSARMNKPWSQGKRRGGGLSRVLREQKARLYIIRRCVVMLLCYHD